A single genomic interval of Armigeres subalbatus isolate Guangzhou_Male chromosome 1, GZ_Asu_2, whole genome shotgun sequence harbors:
- the LOC134205315 gene encoding ATP synthase subunit C lysine N-methyltransferase, whose protein sequence is MSTNELNSLSAFTAQENAAKSSSKKSLSGKILIGVTGGIAVGLSIVCYPFVAPALRKHCLPFVPATSKQIDNVLASVRRAGTADKLLDIGSGDGRIVIASAKRLQLESHGVELNPWLVYYSRLAALKGGVFGQTKFYRKDLWKYDISKYNNIVIFGVEQMMADLEKKIQDEAKPDSTIIACRFPFPMLQPTKTIDDGIDSVWVYQNVKQK, encoded by the exons ATGTCAACAAATGAACTAAACTCATTATCTGCCTTTACCGCACAGGAGAATGCCGCAAAATCTTCCTCGAAAAAATCCCTTTCGGGAAAAATTCTCATCGGAGTGACAG GTGGCATAGCGGTCGGACTTTCAATCGTGTGCTACCCCTTCGTAGCACCGGCGTTGCGTAAACATTGTTTACCGTTTGTGCCGGCTACGTCCAAGCAAATCGACAATGTGCTGGCGTCGGTTCGGAGAGCAGGTACGGCCGACAAACTTTTGGACATCGGTTCCGGCGATGGCCGTATTGTGATTGCTTCTGCCAAACGTCTCCAGCTGGAGTCGCATGGGGTGGAGCTGAATCCTTGGTTGGTTTACTACTCGCGATTGGCTGCACTAAAAGGGGGCGTTTTTGGACAGACGAAGTTCTACCGGAAGGATTTGTGGAAATACGATATTTCTAAATACAATAACATTGTTATCTTCGGAGTGGAACAAATG ATGGCTGATTTAGAAAAGAAGATCCAAGATGAAGCTAAACCTGACTCAACTATCATTGCGTGTCGGTTTCCATTTCCTATGCTTCAACCAACAAAAACGATAGACGACGGAATTGATTCAGTGTGGGTTTATCAGAAcgtgaaacaaaaatga
- the LOC134205295 gene encoding uncharacterized protein LOC134205295 has protein sequence MTPKMIITYCYTVILLCDLTSSSYMEILDLNQNPGIVAFRTNSVFLKEGFHTLFHKFNLYSYRIILKQYESIIKNLEENPNIEEIVNILKQKHSQANFILENLTVKRRRTKRSLNFLGSTIKMITGNLDNEDLLKIENQLESLKHSNNALVTENNEQVRINELFENRINNLTKQAYRQSREIDSIVKQARLSLDRPIDWKHILHIHSIIFNIDMIQHQLATIFESIQLSKLGIISKTFLQPSELEFATQLLESQGITIESFDQTYEFLEPVAFHNNSDIIVLIKIPKLRRGDYVQLQLETIPIHNKVIAINATSAIIGNNESYLVMHPCTNIEKRSICDLQNLFNVSNDKCLHPILRGNAGTCTFTKSPTISEFKTVENLGVLIKNSVKPTLIQNSCGFGPRNLTGTFLVSFKDCLVTLNGKHFNSKSFKGETKPAILPFSERQ, from the coding sequence ATGACACCCAAAATGATAATCACCTATTGTTACACTGTAATTTTATTGTGTGACCTCACCAGTTCCTCATATATGGAAATCCTCGACCTAAACCAAAATCCAGGCATAGTTGCCTTCAGAACTAATTCCgttttcttgaaagaaggtttccacaCATTATTTCACAAGTTCAATTTATACTCATacagaattattttaaaacaatacGAATCTATTATTAAAAATCTAGAAGAAAATCCAAATATTGAAGAAATAGtcaacattttgaaacaaaagcATAGTCAAGCCAACTTTATACTTGAAAATCTTACTGTAAAACGAAGAAGAACAAAACGATCTCTCaactttcttggatctactataAAAATGATTACTGGAAACCTTGATAACGAAGATTTgcttaaaattgaaaatcaattaGAATCCTTAAAACACTCTAATAATGCTTTAGTTACAGAGAACAATGAACAGGTCAGGATAAATGAGCTTTTTGAAAACAGAATTAACAATTTAACAAAACAGGCTTACAGGCAGTCTAGAGAAATAGATAGTATCGTAAAACAAGCTAGGTTGAGTTTAGACCGGCCAATTGACTGGAAACACATTCTACATATACACAGCATCATCTTCAACATCGACATGATCCAACACCAGCTTGCAACAATCTTCGAATCCATACAATTGTCGAAACTGGGTATAATATCGAAAACGTTCTTACAACCTTCAGAACTGGAATTTGCAACGCAACTACTGGAATCACAAGGCATAacgattgaaagctttgatcaaACTTACGAGTTTTTGGAACCGGTAGCTTTTCATAACAACTCAGACATAATAGTCCTTATTAAAATTCCTAAGCTTAGACGAGGAGATTATGTACAACTTCAGCTGGAAACTATTCCTATACATAACAAAGTTATAGCGATAAACGCTACAAGTGCTATTATTGGCAACAACGAGTCGTATCTGGTAATGCATCCATGTACGAACATCGAGAAACGCAGTATTTGTGATTTACAAAACCTCTTTAACGTCTCCAACGACAAATGTCTTCATCCAATATTACGAGGAAACGCAGGTACATGTACCTTTACAAAGTCACCAACAATTTCGGAATTCAAAACAGTTGAAAATCTTGGAGTACTGATAAAAAACTCCGTTAAACCCACCCTCATACAGAACAGTTGTGGTTTTGGCCCGAGAAATCTGACAGGAACATTTCTCGTATCATTCAAGGATTGCCTCGTAACTCTCAACGGAAAGCACTTCAACAGCAAATCTTTCAAAGGGGAAACTAAACCTGCTATACTCCCATTTAGTGAACGTCAATGA
- the LOC134205309 gene encoding uncharacterized protein LOC134205309, with product MKPFIVIRKLEGQDNLQCQNVVKDFIMAGAWDAFVSCLFREITLQLVVIVWAILFIFCGIPLLMCCVAIPVVVGLILFTTYGSYFNKANELAIRGGSKMCWVAEIYEPLVHNGLTRGFGIDQFYNDIPRVDQKELNKMRRKVVGTISCRSHLIMENSGWIYRLAVCPKYPFREIAEHLIIRVLENAYDNQLFTIETATSECDESIREVYLKLGFTLRLVYHKQIIGNTLKIMKSQLGIDPFEWNQNREQIKVELQ from the exons ATGAAACCATTCATCGTAATACGCAAGCTGGAAGGTCAAGACAATCTGCAGTGCCAGAATGTCGTAAAGGATTTCATTATGGCCGGAGCCTGGGATGCATTCGTGTCGTGCTTGTTCCGAGAG ATAACTCTTCAATTAGTAGTAATAGTATGGGCCATTCTGTTTATATTCTGCGGCATTCCACTGCTGATGTGCTGTGTAGCAATACCGGTGGTGGTTGGTCTGATACTGTTTACGACTTACGGCAGCTATTTCAACAAAGCGAATGAACTGGCCATTCGAGGGGGCAGCAAAATGTGTTGGGTGGCGGAAATTTATGAACCACTTGTGCATAATGGTTTGACCAGAGGCTTCGGAATAGACCAATTTTATAACGACATTCCGAGGGTTGACCAGAAGGAGCTCAATAAAATGAGACGAAAAGTTGTCGGAACCATCAGCTGCAGAAGTCATCTTATAATGGAGAATTCCGGTTGGATTTATAGATTGGCAGTTTGTCCAAAGTATCCGTTCCGAGAGATTGCAGAACATTTGATAATAAGGGTGCTGGAAAATGCATACGATAATCAACTGTTTACAATAGAAACAGCGACATCCGAGTGCGATGAGAGCATCCGAGAAGTTTACTTGAAACTGGG ATTTACTCTGAGGTTAGTCTACCATAAACAAATTATTGGAAACACATTGAAAATCATGAAGTCCCAACTGGGAATCGATCCTTTCGAATGGAATCAAAACAGAGAGCAAATCAAAGTGGAATTGCAGTAG